The Xiphophorus couchianus chromosome 14, X_couchianus-1.0, whole genome shotgun sequence genome includes a region encoding these proteins:
- the LOC114156795 gene encoding alpha-2 adrenergic receptor, producing MESQNASGMDAFTVVQLNSSWSPDSGYSLAAIAGIAALVSFLILFTVVGNILVVIAVLTSRALKAPQNLFLVSLATADILVATLVMPFSLANELMGYWYFGKVWCGIYLALDVLFCTSSIVHLCAISLDRYWSVTQAVEYNLKRTPKRIKCIILIVWLISAFISSPPLMSIDSNKEVGSQPQCELNDDTWYILSSSTASFFAPCLIMILVYIRIYQVAKTRTRSVSGKNPRPDGVTQTENGLSKPSSPFHGEGENRHCQCPPTPSQRTVTMGPQTEEADMEESSSSEGKGHKPQQRDSQRAPVSGQKKSSLPIRISGVSNKSVDLFVSRRKCRRSSFARKKVSQAREKRFTFVLAVVMGVFVVCWFPFFFSYSLYGICGDSCKIPLPLFKFFFWIGYCNSSLNPAIYTIFNRDFRRAFQKILCKSWKKSF from the coding sequence ATGGAGTCGCAGAACGCCAGCGGGATGGACGCGTTCACGGTGGTCCAGCTGAATTCCTCCTGGAGCCCGGACAGCGGCTATTCTCTGGCCGCGATAGCCGGCATCGCCGCTCTCGTAAGTTTCCTGATTCTTTTCACAGTAGTTGGGAATATTTTGGTGGTCATCGCCGTGTTAACGAGCAGGGCGCTGAAAGCCCCCCAGAACCTGTTCCTGGTGTCCCTGGCCACCGCGGACATCCTGGTCGCCACTCTGGTGATGCCCTTCTCTCTGGCCAATGAACTCATGGGTTACTGGTATTTCGGGAAAGTCTGGTGCGGCATCTATCTGGCTTTGGACGTGCTGTTCTGCACCTCCTCCATCGTGCACCTGTGCGCAATCAGCCTGGACCGGTACTGGTCCGTTACGCAGGCTGTTGAGTACAACCTGAAGCGGACTCCAAAGCGCATCAAGTGCATCATCCTGATCGTGTGGCTGATCTCTGCCTTCATCTCATCCCCTCCTCTCATGTCTATCGACAGCAACAAGGAGGTCGGCTCTCAGCCTCAGTGTGAGCTGAATGATGACACTTGGTACATCCTCTCCTCCAGCACTGCCTCCTTCTTTGCGCCCTGCTTGATAATGATCCTGGTGTACATCAGAATATACCAGGTggccaaaaccagaaccaggagtgTGTCGGGGAAGAACCCCAGACCGGATGGTGTCACACAAACTGAGAATGGACTGAGCAAGCCGTCTTCGCCTTTCCATGGGGAGGGGGAGAACCGTCACTGCCAGTGCCCTCCCACACCTAGCCAACGCACAGTCACCATGGGTCCGCAGACTGAGGAGGCCGACATGGAGGAGAGCTCCTCCTCTGAGGGCAAAGGTCACAAACCGCAGCAGCGGGACTCCCAGAGAGCCCCTGTGAGTGGCCAGAAGAAAAGCTCTCTCCCAATTCGCATCTCCGGGGTTAGCAACAAATCCGTGGACCTCTTCGTCTCCAGGAGGAAGTGTCGCCGGAGCTCGTTCGCCAGGAAAAAGGTCTCCCAGGCGCGAGAGAAGAGGTTTACGTTCGTCCTGGCTGTGGTCATGGGGGTGTTTGTGGTGTGCTGGTTCCCCTTTTTCTTCAGCTACAGCCTGTACGGGATTTGTGGAGACTCGTGTAAGATCCCCCTCCCGCTTTTCAAGTTCTTCTTCTGGATCGGTTACTGCAACAGCTCCCTCAACCCAGCCATTTACACCATCTTCAACCGGGACTTCAGGCGTGCCTTTCAGAAAATCCTCTGCAAGTCGTGGAAGAAGTCCTTCTAG